One region of Paucibacter aquatile genomic DNA includes:
- a CDS encoding IclR family transcriptional regulator domain-containing protein, which yields MSAARAFEDLTALAVPALTEPSLDKGALPAVAKSDSKPSNDGPLKRDLVAGLEKGLAVIEAFDQERPRLTISEVAGRTGLTRAAARRYLLTLTHLGFVTQDRKMFALSPKVLRLGQSYMHSARLPRIVEPELHKLAYALKEASSAGVLDGGDVICIAATSAGRVVSPTLQPGARVPAYCAANGRVMLAALPQAEVDDWIARQQLTPLTPHTITHPERLRIEIARARALGYACIDQELELGLRTVAVPLRNYRGDVVAAMNISVHASRMSMDQMVEHCLPPLLQAQAHLRMLL from the coding sequence ATGTCTGCTGCACGCGCATTTGAAGACCTGACCGCACTGGCGGTCCCCGCTCTGACCGAGCCTTCGCTCGACAAGGGCGCCCTGCCCGCTGTCGCCAAGTCCGACAGCAAGCCCTCCAACGATGGCCCGCTCAAGCGGGATCTGGTGGCCGGCTTGGAAAAAGGCCTGGCCGTGATCGAAGCCTTCGATCAAGAACGCCCCCGCCTGACCATCAGCGAAGTGGCAGGCCGGACCGGCCTGACCCGCGCCGCTGCGCGCCGCTACCTGCTGACCCTGACCCACCTGGGCTTTGTCACCCAGGATCGCAAGATGTTTGCGCTCTCGCCCAAGGTGCTGCGCCTGGGCCAGAGCTATATGCACTCGGCCCGCCTGCCGCGCATCGTCGAGCCCGAGCTGCACAAGCTGGCCTATGCACTCAAGGAAGCCAGCTCGGCCGGCGTGCTGGATGGCGGCGACGTCATCTGCATCGCCGCCACCAGCGCTGGCCGCGTGGTCTCCCCCACCCTGCAGCCCGGCGCCCGCGTGCCGGCCTACTGCGCCGCCAACGGCCGCGTGATGCTGGCCGCCCTGCCACAGGCCGAGGTGGACGACTGGATCGCCCGCCAGCAGCTGACCCCGCTGACCCCACACACCATCACCCACCCGGAACGCCTGCGCATCGAGATCGCCCGCGCTCGCGCCCTGGGTTATGCCTGCATCGACCAGGAGCTGGAGCTGGGCCTGCGCACCGTGGCCGTGCCGCTGCGCAACTACCGCGGCGATGTGGTCGCGGCCATGAACATCAGCGTCCATGCCTCACGCATGAGCATGGACCAGATGGTCGAGCACTGCCTGCCGCCGCTGCTGCAAGCCCAAGCCCATCTGCGCATGCTGCTCTGA
- a CDS encoding HD-GYP domain-containing protein: protein MKDTTADPLIDVGQLKVGMFIHLDLGWMSHPFPLSSFKLSSEDQLLILRRLGLQQVRWSPGKSDLQTEASPLPPEPAPEVSNALSAEELAREAHRKALEAQRAALNLCERQYAEAAGAFRGVMDLVPTDPRHARDQATALTAALLDKMLVEGDLNIRLLNEGAGDRGTAHALNVSIISLLLGRAFGLGREEMMDLGVGALLHDIGKTEVLARLRHRDDSFTAAELNGYQSHVAKGVALAQGMGLAAGPLLIIAQHHENADGSGFPQRINVDRMSAGSRIVSLVNRFDGLCNPLLASKAMTPHEGLSLMFAQGRNRFDATMLNAFIRMMGVYPPGSTVQLTDDRFALVVAVNSSRPLKPKVMVHDPKVPREEALILNLEQHADLGIRRSLKPQHLPRASLDYLSPRTRLAYFFEPTLGPGAAELAA, encoded by the coding sequence ATGAAGGACACCACTGCAGATCCTTTGATCGATGTCGGCCAGTTGAAGGTGGGGATGTTCATCCATCTGGATTTGGGCTGGATGTCGCATCCCTTTCCTCTCAGCAGCTTCAAGCTGAGTTCCGAAGACCAGTTGCTGATCCTGCGTCGCCTCGGGCTGCAGCAGGTGCGTTGGAGTCCGGGCAAGAGCGATCTGCAGACTGAAGCCTCGCCCCTTCCTCCCGAGCCTGCGCCTGAAGTGTCCAATGCGTTGTCGGCTGAAGAGCTGGCGCGCGAAGCGCATCGCAAGGCCTTGGAGGCCCAGCGCGCGGCACTCAATCTCTGTGAGCGCCAGTACGCGGAGGCCGCTGGTGCCTTTCGTGGCGTGATGGATCTGGTGCCCACCGATCCACGTCATGCGCGTGATCAAGCCACGGCTTTGACCGCCGCCTTGCTCGACAAGATGTTGGTCGAGGGTGATCTCAACATCCGCCTGCTCAACGAAGGTGCCGGTGACCGCGGCACGGCCCATGCCCTGAATGTCTCCATCATCTCCTTGCTGCTGGGCCGAGCTTTCGGCCTCGGCCGCGAGGAAATGATGGACCTGGGCGTCGGCGCCCTGCTGCATGACATCGGCAAGACCGAGGTGCTGGCCCGCCTGCGCCACCGCGACGACAGCTTCACGGCGGCCGAACTGAACGGCTACCAGTCCCATGTGGCCAAGGGCGTGGCCCTGGCCCAGGGCATGGGTCTGGCCGCCGGGCCCTTGCTCATCATTGCGCAGCATCATGAGAACGCCGATGGCAGCGGTTTCCCGCAGCGCATCAATGTCGATCGCATGAGCGCCGGCTCGCGCATCGTGTCCCTGGTCAATCGTTTCGATGGCTTGTGCAATCCCCTGCTGGCCTCCAAGGCCATGACGCCGCACGAGGGCCTGTCCCTGATGTTCGCGCAGGGGCGCAATCGTTTTGACGCGACCATGCTCAACGCCTTCATCCGCATGATGGGCGTTTACCCGCCGGGTTCGACGGTGCAGCTGACCGACGACCGCTTCGCCCTGGTGGTGGCGGTCAATTCCTCGCGGCCGCTCAAGCCCAAGGTCATGGTTCACGACCCCAAGGTGCCGCGCGAAGAGGCGCTGATCCTGAACCTGGAGCAGCATGCCGACCTGGGCATCCGCCGCAGCCTGAAGCCGCAGCACTTGCCACGCGCTTCGCTGGATTACCTCAGCCCTCGCACCCGTCTGGCTTACTTTTTCGAGCCGACGCTGGGTCCGGGTGCCGCGGAGTTGGCGGCGTGA
- a CDS encoding 3-hydroxyacyl-CoA dehydrogenase → MTSAIHTSGWHVAQRPAADALIGVVGAGVMGAGIAQVAAQAGHPVRLLDVREGAAAAALAQIGKGLDGLVNKGRMEAEERAAIMARIQPARQTAELAEATLVIEVIIEKLEPKQALLQELDGLLGEGAIIATNTSSISVTALANGMKHPQRLVGMHFFNPVPLMKLVEVVWGAETDAGVAEVIAQLARSWGKTAVHAKSTPGFIVNRIARPYYAETLALLQEQAGTPEQIDRALRSAGFRMGPCELMDLIGHDTNYLVTQSVFEANFGDKRYQPSLVQKALVDGGRLGRKVGKGFYVGPPTPPAPIEPVSAALPALSLVGRGPLVEALAAWFAHRGLSFSRGESADWVGLVLGEVHLHLSDGRTAAQIAHERRYAELAVMDWPVAPDRVDGLAVAFGPRCSSNAREAVRLLWHALGWEMLELRDVPGLAVARTVAMLVNEGSDAVWQGVCDEQGADLAMKLGVNYPAGPFEWLALLGAERVVELLDALFAAYRSERYRVSPLLQQRRWA, encoded by the coding sequence ATGACGAGCGCGATCCATACCTCGGGCTGGCATGTGGCCCAGCGGCCAGCAGCTGACGCCCTGATCGGCGTAGTCGGCGCCGGTGTGATGGGCGCCGGCATCGCCCAGGTGGCGGCGCAGGCCGGCCATCCGGTGCGCTTGCTTGATGTGCGTGAAGGCGCAGCCGCTGCGGCCTTGGCCCAGATCGGCAAGGGCCTGGACGGCCTGGTCAACAAGGGGCGCATGGAGGCCGAGGAACGCGCCGCCATCATGGCCCGCATCCAGCCAGCCCGTCAGACGGCGGAGCTGGCCGAGGCCACCCTGGTGATCGAGGTCATCATCGAGAAGCTCGAGCCCAAGCAGGCCCTGCTGCAGGAGCTGGACGGGCTGCTGGGTGAGGGCGCCATCATCGCCACCAACACCTCGTCCATCAGCGTCACCGCCCTGGCCAATGGCATGAAGCACCCGCAGCGCCTGGTCGGCATGCACTTCTTCAACCCCGTGCCGCTGATGAAGCTGGTCGAGGTGGTCTGGGGCGCCGAGACGGACGCTGGCGTGGCCGAGGTGATCGCGCAGCTGGCACGCAGCTGGGGCAAGACGGCGGTGCACGCCAAAAGCACGCCTGGCTTCATCGTCAACCGCATTGCCCGGCCCTACTACGCCGAGACTCTGGCCCTGCTGCAGGAGCAGGCGGGCACGCCCGAGCAGATCGACCGGGCCTTGCGCAGCGCCGGCTTCCGCATGGGGCCGTGCGAGCTGATGGACCTGATCGGCCACGACACCAACTACCTGGTCACCCAGTCGGTGTTCGAGGCCAACTTCGGCGACAAGCGTTACCAGCCCTCCTTGGTGCAAAAGGCCTTGGTGGATGGCGGGCGTCTGGGCCGCAAGGTCGGCAAGGGCTTTTACGTCGGCCCACCGACGCCGCCGGCGCCGATCGAGCCTGTCAGTGCCGCGCTGCCGGCCCTCAGCCTGGTCGGGCGCGGCCCGCTGGTGGAGGCTTTGGCCGCTTGGTTTGCGCACCGGGGCCTGAGCTTCAGCCGCGGCGAATCGGCCGACTGGGTGGGCCTGGTGCTGGGCGAGGTGCATCTGCACCTTAGCGATGGCCGCACGGCCGCCCAGATTGCCCACGAGCGTCGTTATGCGGAGCTCGCGGTGATGGACTGGCCTGTCGCCCCTGATCGTGTCGATGGTCTGGCCGTGGCCTTTGGCCCGCGTTGTTCTTCGAATGCGCGTGAGGCTGTGCGCCTGCTCTGGCATGCGCTGGGCTGGGAAATGCTGGAGCTGCGCGATGTGCCGGGCCTGGCCGTGGCTCGTACCGTGGCCATGCTGGTCAATGAGGGTAGCGATGCCGTCTGGCAGGGGGTTTGCGACGAGCAAGGCGCCGATCTGGCGATGAAGCTCGGCGTCAACTACCCGGCCGGGCCTTTCGAGTGGCTGGCGCTGCTGGGCGCGGAGCGCGTGGTCGAGCTGCTCGATGCCTTGTTCGCCGCCTACCGCAGCGAGCGCTACCGCGTCAGCCCGCTGCTGCAGCAGCGCCGCTGGGCCTGA
- the pcaF gene encoding 3-oxoadipyl-CoA thiolase yields the protein MNHAYICDAIRTPFGRYGGALSSVRADDLGAIPLRALMARNPGVDWEAVSDVLYGCANQAGEDNRNIARMSALLAGLPIGVPGVTLNRLCGSGLDAVGMAARAIRAGEADLMLAGGVESMSRAPFVMPKAESAFSRNNAVYDTTIGWRFINPLMKAQYGVDSMPETAENVASEFGISRADQDRMALASQQKAVAAQAAGFFAAEITPVHIAQKKGDALTVDQDEHPRATSLEALAKLKPIVRPDGTVTAGNASGVNDGACALLLASEAAAARHGLTPRARVLGMATAGVAPRIMGMGPAPATQKLLAQTGVSLAQLDVIELNEAFAAQGLAVLRQLGVADDDARVNPNGGAIALGHPLGASGARLLTTAVNQLHRSGGRYALCTMCIGVGQGIAVLIERV from the coding sequence ATGAACCACGCCTACATCTGCGACGCCATCCGCACCCCCTTCGGCCGCTACGGCGGCGCGCTGTCTTCCGTCCGCGCCGACGACTTGGGCGCCATCCCCCTGCGCGCCCTGATGGCACGCAACCCCGGCGTGGATTGGGAAGCGGTCAGCGATGTGCTGTACGGCTGCGCCAACCAGGCGGGTGAAGACAACCGCAACATCGCTCGCATGTCGGCCCTGCTGGCCGGCCTGCCGATCGGCGTGCCGGGGGTGACCCTGAACCGGCTGTGCGGCTCGGGCCTCGATGCCGTCGGCATGGCCGCACGCGCCATCCGCGCCGGCGAAGCCGATCTGATGCTGGCCGGCGGCGTGGAAAGCATGAGCCGCGCACCCTTTGTGATGCCCAAGGCCGAGAGCGCCTTTTCGCGCAACAACGCCGTCTACGACACCACCATCGGCTGGCGTTTTATCAACCCACTGATGAAGGCGCAGTACGGCGTCGACTCCATGCCCGAAACGGCCGAGAACGTGGCCAGCGAGTTCGGCATCTCGCGGGCCGACCAGGACCGCATGGCCCTGGCCAGCCAGCAGAAAGCCGTGGCCGCCCAGGCCGCTGGCTTTTTTGCGGCCGAGATCACCCCGGTCCACATCGCCCAGAAAAAGGGTGATGCCTTGACCGTCGATCAGGATGAACACCCGCGCGCCACCAGTCTCGAAGCGCTGGCCAAGCTCAAGCCCATCGTGCGCCCGGACGGCACGGTGACGGCCGGCAATGCCTCGGGCGTCAACGATGGCGCCTGCGCCTTGCTCCTGGCCAGCGAAGCGGCCGCCGCCCGCCATGGCCTGACCCCGCGCGCCCGCGTGCTGGGCATGGCCACCGCAGGCGTGGCGCCGCGCATCATGGGCATGGGGCCGGCGCCGGCCACGCAAAAGCTGCTGGCTCAGACCGGCGTCAGCCTGGCCCAACTCGACGTGATCGAGCTCAACGAAGCCTTCGCCGCCCAAGGCCTGGCGGTGCTGCGCCAGCTGGGCGTGGCCGACGACGATGCGCGCGTCAACCCGAACGGCGGCGCCATCGCCTTGGGCCACCCGCTGGGCGCCAGCGGTGCACGCCTGCTGACCACGGCGGTGAATCAGCTGCATCGCAGCGGCGGCCGCTACGCCCTGTGCACCATGTGCATCGGTGTGGGCCAAGGCATCGCCGTGCTGATCGAGCGGGTCTGA